One segment of Paenibacillus sp. FSL R7-0337 DNA contains the following:
- a CDS encoding sugar ABC transporter permease: MYKGFRSESFTAWAFMAPGLLFLAVFTFWPIIYGVPLSLTDYSVIAETNYVGLDNFTRAFQDHNFLISLWNSLVYVLIVPVIQIISILMAILVNSRIPGVKMFRAAYYIPVVTSMVAVALIWSWLLGNNGVVNYLLLKAGMISEQVSWLSTSSTALYVLMFITMWKGLGYYMMLYLAGLQGIPADLYEAARVDGAGPLRLIVHVTLPLLRPHILFCTLISVMGAIRVFDEVYILTKGGPGTSTLTSSVYIFQKGLEQFNFGYASALGLIVSVMVGALSVLVFRLNRKGGVNSY, encoded by the coding sequence GTGTACAAGGGGTTTCGGTCTGAATCTTTTACTGCATGGGCGTTTATGGCGCCGGGGCTGCTGTTTCTGGCGGTATTTACCTTTTGGCCGATTATATACGGAGTACCGCTCTCATTGACAGATTATTCGGTCATTGCCGAGACGAATTATGTAGGTCTGGATAACTTCACCCGGGCCTTCCAGGATCATAATTTCCTGATTTCACTGTGGAATTCACTGGTGTATGTGCTGATTGTGCCGGTGATTCAGATCATTTCGATCTTAATGGCGATTCTGGTCAACAGCCGGATTCCTGGAGTCAAAATGTTCCGGGCCGCCTACTATATACCTGTCGTGACCTCGATGGTTGCGGTAGCGCTGATCTGGAGCTGGCTGCTCGGCAATAACGGAGTTGTCAATTACCTGCTGCTGAAGGCAGGGATGATCAGTGAACAGGTCTCCTGGCTATCCACGAGCAGCACGGCTCTGTATGTTCTAATGTTCATTACGATGTGGAAGGGCCTCGGCTATTACATGATGCTCTATCTGGCGGGGCTTCAGGGCATTCCGGCTGATCTGTATGAGGCCGCAAGAGTGGATGGGGCAGGGCCGCTGCGGCTGATTGTACATGTGACGCTGCCGCTATTACGCCCTCATATTCTGTTCTGCACACTAATCTCGGTCATGGGCGCGATCCGGGTGTTCGATGAGGTCTACATTCTGACCAAGGGCGGGCCGGGAACGTCCACGCTGACCTCAAGCGTCTATATTTTTCAAAAAGGGCTGGAGCAGTTCAACTTCGGCTATGCCTCGGCGCTCGGGCTGATCGTCAGTGTGATGGTGGGAGCGCTTAGTGTACTCGTATTCAGGCTGAACCGGAAAGGCGGGGTGAATTCCTATTGA
- a CDS encoding carbohydrate ABC transporter permease — protein MPRSLRVLITYLLLILLALFMMGPFLWLLSVSLMPGRNVFANPPAILPTFIAFDNYVQVWNFMNFPRYILNTVIITLLGVVFNIILSCLTAYPLAAFRFKGRSLVFTLLISTMIIPSATAMIVHYLTIQAFQLGNTFFGVVLPAAVSVFNIFLMRQTFLGIPADIRDSGKMDGASELRIFIQLVMPLVKPGIAVIGLLEVMAFWNNFLWPIVVLDDPQKYPLAAALTYLNGQFSYNFGWIAAGTMISVLPIILVFLFTQKYYMEGIAGAIKG, from the coding sequence ATGCCGCGTAGCTTACGTGTTCTGATTACTTATCTTCTGCTGATCCTGCTTGCCCTGTTCATGATGGGTCCGTTCCTGTGGCTGCTCAGCGTCTCGCTGATGCCGGGGCGCAACGTGTTTGCGAACCCGCCGGCGATTCTGCCCACCTTCATTGCATTCGACAACTATGTGCAGGTGTGGAACTTCATGAATTTCCCGCGTTACATTCTAAATACGGTCATCATCACGCTGCTGGGAGTCGTGTTCAACATTATATTGTCCTGTCTGACAGCGTATCCGCTGGCAGCCTTCCGGTTCAAGGGCCGGAGCCTGGTCTTCACGCTGCTGATCTCGACCATGATTATTCCGTCGGCTACCGCTATGATTGTGCATTATCTGACGATTCAAGCTTTTCAATTGGGCAATACATTCTTCGGCGTTGTTCTTCCGGCTGCGGTGTCTGTGTTCAATATTTTCCTGATGCGGCAGACATTCCTGGGTATTCCGGCAGACATCCGGGATTCGGGTAAAATGGACGGGGCCTCCGAGCTGCGGATCTTCATCCAACTGGTGATGCCGCTCGTCAAGCCGGGAATTGCCGTCATCGGGCTGCTGGAGGTCATGGCCTTCTGGAACAACTTCCTGTGGCCGATTGTCGTATTGGACGACCCGCAGAAGTATCCGCTCGCGGCGGCCCTGACGTATCTGAACGGGCAATTCTCCTATAACTTCGGCTGGATTGCCGCCGGAACCATGATCTCGGTGCTGCCAATCATCCTCGTGTTCCTGTTCACGCAGAAGTATTATATGGAAGGGATTGCTGGAGCTATAAAAGGCTAA
- a CDS encoding beta-N-acetylglucosaminidase domain-containing protein, translating to MGISLRDCQYLFRDYYTQGKELVLEGPQLRCELASRYAMNQDVHGLIEEGGDIVILEPAGPGVATADKGNAQLMLVYDAGLAADGYRLVIGEDAKLVIAASNRRGLKYGLDALTMLLIVEEDCCRLPVVTVEDEPSFPVRGIIEGFYGVPWSFADRIDSVRYMSGHRMNAFMYAPKDDPYHRKLWREPYPDDMFTKIHELKQECDKHLVDFYYCISPGNDLEFRSQGDFAKLEEKLAAMIAVGVRHFALLMDDIDYVLQGDNKQFLERSGTAHAYVTNRVNDYLAGCLPHFTLAMCPSEYWSYWNTEYKKDIREQLHPAVKVFWTGYFVFAPEIGRRHAEDNHGFYGHELWLWDNIPVNDCDKDRLFLDPVRGRSSRLGRYGHTAVVANPMNQWECSKITLGTMAHYMWNSERYMPELSWELSVREFAGALAEDMMFFCRQNLNNRLYSGGYPELDDALAERDLERLDAYFSRLEEAAVRLGGLDKAKFIEEAGPWLRRAIADAVLWRAVRRQLENPLEQQDWEEVYTCLEICRSYGVRLGSDPAVRAAEALGIELPEIEAEIKAEMKVETKEEDQHV from the coding sequence ATGGGAATTTCGTTACGGGACTGCCAGTATCTGTTCCGCGATTATTATACGCAAGGGAAAGAGCTGGTGTTAGAGGGCCCGCAGCTGCGCTGTGAATTGGCCTCGCGGTATGCCATGAATCAGGATGTCCACGGTCTGATAGAAGAAGGCGGAGACATCGTAATTCTGGAACCAGCGGGACCGGGCGTAGCCACCGCCGATAAAGGCAATGCGCAGCTGATGCTGGTGTATGACGCTGGGCTTGCTGCGGACGGATACCGCCTGGTGATTGGAGAGGACGCGAAGCTGGTCATTGCTGCGTCTAACAGGCGGGGGCTAAAATACGGGCTGGATGCGCTGACAATGCTCCTTATCGTGGAGGAGGATTGCTGCCGCCTGCCGGTGGTTACGGTGGAGGATGAGCCTTCTTTTCCGGTGCGGGGCATTATTGAAGGCTTCTATGGAGTGCCATGGAGCTTCGCGGACCGGATAGATTCGGTCAGATATATGAGCGGGCACCGGATGAACGCCTTCATGTACGCGCCGAAGGATGATCCCTATCACCGGAAGCTGTGGCGTGAGCCGTACCCGGACGATATGTTCACCAAGATTCATGAACTTAAGCAGGAATGCGATAAGCATCTGGTGGATTTCTACTATTGTATAAGCCCGGGTAATGATCTGGAATTCCGCAGCCAAGGCGACTTCGCGAAGCTGGAGGAGAAACTTGCTGCTATGATCGCAGTTGGAGTGCGCCATTTCGCACTATTAATGGATGACATAGATTATGTGCTCCAAGGTGACAACAAGCAGTTCCTGGAGCGCTCCGGGACCGCACATGCTTATGTGACGAACCGGGTCAATGATTACTTAGCCGGATGTCTGCCGCACTTCACCCTGGCTATGTGTCCATCGGAATACTGGTCGTATTGGAATACGGAGTACAAGAAGGACATCCGCGAGCAGCTTCATCCTGCTGTCAAAGTGTTCTGGACCGGCTATTTCGTCTTCGCCCCGGAGATCGGACGGAGGCATGCGGAGGATAACCATGGATTTTACGGGCATGAGCTGTGGTTGTGGGACAATATTCCGGTGAATGACTGTGATAAGGACCGGCTGTTCCTCGATCCGGTGCGCGGGCGCAGCTCCCGGCTCGGCAGGTACGGGCATACAGCCGTCGTTGCCAATCCGATGAATCAGTGGGAATGCTCCAAGATCACGCTTGGCACGATGGCCCATTATATGTGGAACAGCGAGCGCTACATGCCGGAGCTGTCCTGGGAACTGTCCGTGCGTGAATTCGCCGGAGCGCTTGCGGAGGACATGATGTTCTTCTGCCGCCAGAATCTGAATAACCGCCTGTATTCCGGCGGCTACCCGGAGCTGGACGATGCGCTGGCGGAGCGCGATCTGGAGCGGCTTGACGCTTATTTCAGCCGGTTGGAGGAGGCAGCCGTGCGGCTTGGCGGCTTAGACAAAGCTAAATTTATCGAAGAAGCTGGGCCTTGGCTGCGCCGGGCGATCGCGGATGCTGTGCTGTGGCGGGCTGTGCGCAGACAGCTGGAGAACCCGCTGGAGCAGCAGGATTGGGAAGAAGTGTATACGTGTCTGGAGATCTGCCGCAGCTATGGTGTGCGCCTCGGCAGTGATCCGGCTGTGCGTGCGGCTGAAGCGCTGGGGATCGAGCTGCCGGAGATAGAGGCGGAGATCAAGGCAGAGATGAAGGTGGAGACAAAGGAGGAGGACCAGCATGTCTAA
- a CDS encoding DUF4127 family protein — MSKHHKLILVPLDERPCNYEFPYLLAQGTDYSVERPPAGIMGLKKRPGDVERLWSWIEAACEGADGAVVALDTLLYGGIIPSRLHQLELEELTARLERLREIRRRYPQLKLYAFQLIMRCPQYSLSDEEPDYYADWGREIFRKGFIGHRLELGIATDEEIRELADIDLRLPPEVLQDYLGRRAMNIEANKQALELVRDGIIDFMIVPQDDSAPYGHTAKDQEKMRARITALDLELKVYMYPGADEVGCTLLARMLNMAEERRPMIYPRLSAVQGAFVTPLFEDRFFYETLKYQILAAGGLIASSAAEADLVLLVSTPGETMAEAVSQHHAYFSYDIYRNLMELVEYGEYLLRDRKIPVAVADVGYANGGDQKLVKLLRQKNLLFDLAGYAAWNTSSNSLGTVISQAMLFLIYGRTPGHLDFLALRYAEDVCYCSVVRGELSDGPVQEMGYGKYELDGPRGRVAARVQERLSKELAVRIDSPSGSVKITDCYMPWNRMFEVGLTVEYVPS, encoded by the coding sequence ATGTCTAAACATCATAAGCTGATTCTGGTTCCGCTGGATGAGCGGCCCTGCAATTATGAATTCCCTTATCTGCTGGCTCAGGGAACAGATTATAGTGTAGAGCGTCCACCCGCCGGGATTATGGGCCTGAAGAAACGTCCGGGTGATGTTGAGCGGCTGTGGTCCTGGATCGAGGCTGCTTGTGAAGGAGCGGACGGCGCGGTGGTCGCGCTGGATACGCTGCTCTACGGCGGCATTATTCCCTCACGGCTGCACCAGCTGGAGCTTGAAGAGCTGACTGCACGCCTGGAGCGGCTGCGGGAGATCCGGCGGCGTTATCCGCAGCTGAAGCTGTATGCATTCCAGCTGATTATGCGCTGTCCGCAGTACTCGCTCTCGGATGAGGAGCCGGATTATTATGCCGACTGGGGCCGGGAGATCTTCCGCAAGGGCTTCATCGGCCACCGGCTGGAGCTGGGCATTGCCACAGATGAGGAGATCCGTGAGCTGGCCGATATTGATCTCCGGCTCCCGCCAGAGGTGCTGCAGGATTATCTTGGCCGCAGAGCAATGAATATCGAAGCGAACAAGCAGGCGCTGGAGCTGGTACGGGACGGGATAATCGACTTCATGATTGTGCCGCAGGATGACTCGGCTCCGTACGGACATACCGCCAAGGATCAGGAGAAAATGCGGGCACGGATCACGGCGCTTGATCTGGAGCTTAAGGTCTATATGTATCCAGGAGCAGATGAAGTAGGCTGCACGCTGCTTGCCCGGATGCTGAATATGGCCGAAGAGCGGAGGCCGATGATCTACCCGCGGTTGTCCGCTGTGCAGGGGGCGTTCGTGACGCCGCTGTTCGAGGACCGCTTTTTCTATGAGACGCTGAAGTATCAGATCCTGGCAGCAGGTGGACTGATCGCATCCAGTGCTGCCGAGGCAGACCTGGTTCTGCTGGTCAGTACACCGGGGGAGACGATGGCGGAGGCGGTGTCGCAGCATCATGCTTACTTCAGCTATGATATCTACCGGAATCTGATGGAGCTGGTGGAGTATGGGGAGTATCTGCTTCGTGACCGGAAGATACCGGTGGCTGTAGCAGATGTCGGGTATGCCAATGGTGGAGACCAAAAGCTGGTTAAGCTGCTGCGGCAGAAGAATCTCCTGTTCGATCTGGCCGGTTACGCCGCCTGGAATACCAGCTCCAACTCACTTGGAACTGTAATCTCGCAGGCGATGCTCTTTCTGATCTACGGCCGTACACCAGGGCATCTGGATTTCCTGGCGCTCCGCTATGCCGAAGATGTATGCTATTGTTCAGTAGTGCGCGGAGAGCTAAGTGATGGCCCTGTGCAAGAGATGGGCTATGGCAAATACGAACTGGATGGACCGCGCGGGCGCGTAGCTGCCCGTGTGCAGGAACGGCTGAGTAAGGAACTGGCTGTACGGATTGACAGTCCATCGGGGAGCGTTAAGATCACCGACTGCTATATGCCTTGGAACCGGATGTTCGAGGTGGGCTTGACAGTAGAGTATGTCCCCTCGTGA
- a CDS encoding N-acetylmannosamine-6-phosphate 2-epimerase, which produces MQTIRERVGTLSKNILESLHLGLIVSCQALPDEPLHGPEIMARMAVAAAEGGAIAIRANGAADVRAIKQAVALPVIGIVKRNYPDSDVYITPTLREIEELLEAGADIIAFDGTRQTRPENCTLEQIIDLLKASTAASMADISTLEEALYAELLGVSCVSTTLSGYTPYSRQQEGPNLELLEQAARRLKIPVIAEGRISQPAQVEAALDLGAYAVVVGSAITRPQLITRQFAAAARKVRMNRNGNE; this is translated from the coding sequence ATGCAGACTATAAGAGAGAGGGTGGGGACCCTGAGCAAAAATATACTGGAAAGCCTGCATCTGGGGCTGATTGTCTCCTGCCAGGCACTGCCGGATGAGCCGCTGCACGGGCCGGAGATTATGGCCCGGATGGCCGTGGCAGCAGCGGAAGGCGGGGCCATCGCCATCCGGGCGAACGGAGCAGCAGATGTGCGGGCGATCAAGCAGGCGGTTGCGCTGCCGGTGATCGGCATCGTGAAGCGCAATTACCCGGATTCGGACGTCTATATTACCCCTACGCTTAGAGAGATTGAGGAACTGCTGGAAGCGGGAGCGGATATTATAGCTTTTGACGGGACCCGGCAGACCCGGCCGGAGAATTGTACGCTGGAGCAGATCATAGACCTGCTGAAGGCAAGCACGGCTGCTTCTATGGCAGATATCTCCACACTGGAGGAAGCGTTATACGCTGAGTTGCTTGGGGTCAGCTGTGTCTCGACCACCTTATCGGGATATACACCGTATTCCCGCCAGCAGGAGGGGCCGAATCTGGAGCTGCTGGAGCAGGCCGCACGGCGGCTGAAGATTCCAGTTATTGCCGAAGGCCGAATCAGCCAGCCCGCCCAGGTGGAAGCGGCGCTGGACCTGGGGGCCTATGCGGTGGTGGTAGGCTCCGCAATTACCCGGCCGCAGCTGATCACCCGGCAGTTCGCAGCAGCGGCGAGAAAAGTGAGGATGAACCGTAATGGAAATGAATGA
- a CDS encoding MurR/RpiR family transcriptional regulator — MEMNDRINTYYPSMTKAEQKVARCVLEHPDNLIYLSVTELADFAGTGETTVMRFCRKIGFKGYQDFKLMLAQGLPKRQTLADGGQGAGEGDYADHLYALMVGVLQSSLGMLDREQLQRAVEALDQARYIQFFGVGSSGITALDAKNRFLRIGWRVEASSDSHIQSMMAVTMGPGDVAFGISVSGSTLDTNDMLMKAKQNGAKVIAMTNYAKSPIASIADIVLLTAGKESPLEGGSVGAKVSQLFIIDLLCQRLEQLHADETKRMKELTARAVIDRIY; from the coding sequence ATGGAAATGAATGACCGGATCAACACGTATTACCCATCCATGACCAAAGCTGAGCAAAAGGTAGCCCGGTGTGTGCTTGAGCATCCGGATAATCTGATCTATCTGTCTGTGACTGAGCTGGCTGATTTTGCCGGAACGGGTGAGACCACAGTGATGCGCTTCTGCCGCAAAATCGGCTTCAAGGGCTATCAGGATTTCAAGCTGATGCTGGCCCAGGGGCTGCCGAAGCGGCAGACTCTGGCGGACGGCGGGCAGGGGGCTGGCGAGGGGGATTACGCTGACCATCTGTATGCCCTGATGGTTGGTGTATTGCAATCCAGCCTGGGCATGCTGGACCGGGAGCAGCTGCAGCGGGCAGTGGAGGCTCTGGATCAGGCCCGGTATATCCAGTTCTTCGGCGTAGGTTCTTCAGGAATCACGGCGCTGGACGCCAAGAACCGCTTCCTGCGGATCGGGTGGCGGGTCGAAGCCAGCTCCGACAGCCACATCCAGTCGATGATGGCTGTGACGATGGGACCGGGCGATGTCGCTTTTGGCATCAGTGTATCGGGCAGTACGCTGGATACGAATGACATGCTGATGAAGGCCAAGCAGAATGGAGCCAAAGTCATTGCCATGACTAACTACGCCAAGTCTCCCATCGCTTCGATTGCCGACATTGTGCTGCTGACGGCCGGGAAGGAATCGCCGCTGGAAGGCGGCTCCGTAGGGGCCAAGGTCTCCCAGCTGTTCATTATCGACCTGCTCTGCCAGAGGCTGGAGCAGCTCCATGCCGATGAGACCAAGCGGATGAAGGAGCTGACCGCCCGGGCGGTTATTGACCGGATTTATTAG
- a CDS encoding ROK family protein, with protein MRQVIGVDIGGTGIKGLVTDEAGAVLAEAGRDTEARLGREVILSQIHSLVEELLAEHPAVEALGIGSAGRVNADTGEVVYATSNLPGWQGVQLVQWATAAFGRPAAADNDANAALLGEAWLGAGRGRASLVMLTLGTGVGGANLAEGRLLRGAAWSGGDWGHSVLVPGGRACNCGKLGCAEQYVSGQALLRLALEETGRAYAHGREIMAAAEQGDAAALAVLTRFTADLALVTANIGAAVDPELIIIGGGVIQSRAVWWPLLAGKVGDSLAARIVPAELGNRAGCFGAARLALEGLRRDEGVRQI; from the coding sequence ATGAGGCAAGTCATAGGAGTGGATATCGGGGGGACGGGAATCAAGGGGCTTGTGACCGATGAAGCGGGGGCGGTTCTGGCGGAAGCCGGGCGCGACACGGAGGCACGGCTGGGCCGGGAGGTTATTCTAAGCCAGATCCACAGTCTGGTGGAGGAGCTGCTGGCGGAGCATCCTGCCGTGGAAGCGCTGGGGATTGGCTCGGCGGGCAGGGTGAACGCAGATACGGGCGAGGTAGTCTACGCCACCAGTAATCTGCCCGGCTGGCAAGGGGTGCAGCTTGTGCAGTGGGCAACAGCTGCCTTCGGACGGCCTGCGGCGGCCGATAACGATGCCAACGCTGCGCTGCTGGGCGAGGCCTGGCTGGGCGCGGGACGCGGCAGGGCGAGCCTGGTTATGCTGACCCTGGGCACCGGGGTCGGCGGGGCGAATCTGGCGGAAGGCCGGCTGCTGCGCGGAGCCGCCTGGAGCGGCGGCGACTGGGGGCACAGCGTGCTGGTGCCGGGAGGTCGCGCCTGTAATTGCGGCAAGCTCGGCTGCGCGGAGCAATATGTGTCCGGCCAGGCGCTGCTGCGGCTGGCACTGGAGGAGACCGGCCGGGCGTATGCGCACGGGCGGGAGATTATGGCGGCGGCAGAGCAGGGCGATGCGGCAGCGCTGGCGGTGCTTACGCGCTTCACAGCGGATCTTGCGCTGGTGACAGCTAACATCGGGGCGGCGGTAGACCCCGAGCTGATTATTATCGGCGGCGGGGTCATTCAGAGCCGCGCGGTCTGGTGGCCGCTGCTGGCCGGGAAGGTAGGCGACAGTTTGGCCGCCCGGATTGTACCGGCAGAGCTGGGCAACCGGGCAGGCTGCTTCGGCGCGGCCCGGCTGGCTCTGGAAGGGCTGCGCCGGGACGAAGGCGTAAGGCAGATCTAA
- a CDS encoding FAD-dependent oxidoreductase, which yields MTGEQEKRSDVVIIGGGLGGTAAALAAAKAGLRVLVTEETDWLGGQLTSQAVPPDEHRWIEQSGSTASYREFRSRVREYYRRNYPLTEAARSNPILNPGNGWVSRLAHEPKVALAVLQEMLSPYVNTGRIEVLYHTVPVAADTDGDYVTGVTVRQEPGGNLIRLLGDYYLDATECGDLLPLAGVEHVSGAEARSETGEPHALETHDPLDMQSITHVAAVDYVQGGDYIIPRPRDYDYWREYVPSFSQYPILSWFASDAEDTSKLKQFTMFPNDQGIVSLWDYRRIVDPAIWTEPLNDGEVTLLNWALNDYYAGPIIGVSPEEQERHLEGARQLTLSLVYWLQTEAPRLDGGKGYPGVRLRGDMLGTEDGLAKAPYIRESRRIRGLYTVAEQDVSKELRGPAGPKRYKDSVGVGSYHLDLHPTTVSQRTFYIPNHPYEIPLGSLIPVRVKNLLPACKNISMTQIANGCYRLHPTEWNIGEAAGTLAAYAIRKQVEPSAVRESAEHLEAYQQQLIALGVQLHWTPEELET from the coding sequence ATGACTGGCGAACAGGAGAAGCGTTCGGATGTAGTAATTATCGGCGGCGGCCTTGGAGGAACGGCGGCGGCACTGGCCGCAGCCAAAGCCGGGCTGCGTGTGCTTGTGACAGAGGAGACGGACTGGCTGGGCGGGCAATTGACCTCCCAGGCCGTGCCGCCGGATGAGCACCGCTGGATTGAGCAATCGGGCAGTACTGCATCTTACCGGGAGTTCCGCAGTAGAGTCAGGGAGTATTACAGGCGGAATTATCCGCTTACGGAGGCTGCCAGGAGTAATCCTATACTGAATCCCGGCAACGGCTGGGTCAGCCGTTTAGCACATGAACCGAAGGTGGCACTGGCTGTTCTGCAGGAGATGCTGTCTCCGTATGTGAACACCGGACGGATTGAGGTGCTCTATCACACGGTGCCGGTTGCGGCCGATACTGATGGGGATTACGTTACTGGAGTGACTGTCCGGCAGGAGCCGGGCGGAAACCTTATCAGACTGCTCGGCGACTACTATCTGGATGCCACGGAGTGCGGTGATCTGCTGCCGCTGGCTGGAGTGGAGCATGTCAGCGGCGCTGAAGCCCGCAGCGAGACAGGGGAGCCGCACGCTCTGGAGACCCATGACCCGCTCGACATGCAGTCGATTACCCATGTGGCGGCGGTGGACTATGTGCAGGGTGGAGACTATATAATTCCGCGACCAAGAGATTATGATTACTGGCGTGAATATGTCCCATCGTTCTCGCAGTATCCAATCTTAAGCTGGTTTGCTTCAGATGCTGAAGATACGAGCAAGCTGAAGCAGTTCACGATGTTCCCGAATGATCAGGGGATTGTCTCCCTCTGGGATTACCGGCGGATCGTGGACCCGGCCATCTGGACCGAGCCGCTGAATGACGGCGAAGTCACTCTGCTGAACTGGGCGCTGAACGATTACTATGCCGGGCCTATTATCGGCGTATCGCCAGAGGAACAGGAGCGGCATCTGGAAGGAGCGCGGCAGCTCACCCTTTCGCTCGTGTACTGGCTTCAGACTGAAGCGCCCCGCCTGGACGGCGGGAAGGGTTACCCGGGGGTGAGGCTGCGCGGGGATATGCTCGGCACGGAGGATGGGCTGGCCAAAGCCCCGTATATCCGGGAATCCCGGCGTATTCGCGGGCTGTACACAGTAGCCGAGCAAGATGTGAGCAAGGAACTGCGCGGACCAGCCGGGCCTAAGCGTTATAAGGACAGCGTAGGGGTAGGCAGCTATCATCTGGATCTTCATCCCACGACAGTGAGCCAGCGTACCTTTTATATCCCGAATCATCCTTATGAGATTCCTCTCGGATCATTGATCCCGGTACGGGTCAAGAACCTGCTCCCGGCTTGCAAGAACATATCCATGACCCAGATTGCGAACGGCTGCTACCGCCTGCATCCCACAGAATGGAATATCGGCGAGGCGGCAGGCACCCTCGCGGCCTATGCCATCAGGAAACAGGTCGAACCATCGGCAGTCAGGGAATCAGCGGAGCATCTAGAGGCCTATCAGCAGCAATTGATTGCGCTCGGAGTCCAGTTGCACTGGACCCCTGAGGAGCTGGAGACCTAA